A window from Chitinophaga filiformis encodes these proteins:
- the gatA gene encoding Asp-tRNA(Asn)/Glu-tRNA(Gln) amidotransferase subunit GatA has translation MVRYYLYRIEQTKHLNAFLEVFEEEALAKAHALDIRIKNGEPVGALAGVVIGIKDVICYKGHKVSAASRILEGFTSLYSATAVERLLAEDAIIIGNLNCDEFAMGSTNENSAYGPVLNALDNTRVPGGSSGGSAVAVQADLCMVSLGSDTGGSVRQPADFCGIVGLKPTYGRISRYGLIAYASSFDQIGIFGRNIADVARVLQVTAGPDGYDSTASKEEVPDYQIVHNKSWKIAYLKDALFHPGLDEEMKEGYTSFFEELKAAGDTVTAADFAYLDYVVPAYYVLTTAEASSNLSRFDGVKYGHRTSLKNLELADFYKKSRSEGFGKEVKRRILLGTFVLSAGYYDAYFTKAQQVRRLVVDKLSEILSQYDAIIMPTVPSTAFKIGEKADDPIAMYLADIYTVLANLAGVPAISVPLQRHSNGMPYGVQIITKQFSEANLLSIAEHVMQIRRVTPV, from the coding sequence ATGGTACGGTATTACCTGTACCGGATTGAACAGACAAAACACCTGAATGCTTTTCTGGAAGTTTTTGAGGAGGAAGCCCTGGCGAAAGCGCATGCACTGGATATCCGGATTAAAAACGGGGAGCCTGTGGGAGCGCTTGCTGGCGTTGTGATAGGCATTAAGGATGTTATCTGTTATAAAGGACATAAAGTAAGCGCTGCTTCTCGCATACTGGAGGGATTTACTTCCCTGTATTCTGCTACAGCTGTGGAAAGGCTGCTGGCAGAAGATGCTATAATCATTGGCAATCTCAACTGTGATGAATTCGCAATGGGATCTACTAATGAGAATTCGGCATATGGCCCGGTGTTGAACGCGTTGGACAATACCCGTGTACCGGGTGGGTCATCCGGCGGTTCGGCGGTGGCAGTACAGGCGGATCTTTGTATGGTAAGCCTGGGGAGTGATACAGGAGGATCTGTAAGGCAACCGGCTGATTTCTGTGGTATCGTGGGATTAAAGCCAACTTATGGACGTATATCCCGCTACGGACTGATCGCTTATGCCTCATCCTTTGATCAGATAGGCATTTTTGGCAGGAATATTGCAGATGTGGCGAGGGTCCTACAGGTAACTGCAGGACCGGATGGATATGATAGTACCGCTTCGAAAGAAGAAGTACCTGATTATCAGATCGTGCACAATAAATCCTGGAAAATCGCGTATTTAAAAGACGCGTTGTTCCACCCCGGCCTCGATGAGGAGATGAAGGAAGGATATACCAGCTTTTTTGAAGAACTTAAAGCTGCTGGGGATACAGTTACAGCAGCCGATTTCGCTTATCTCGATTATGTAGTGCCAGCATATTATGTGCTTACTACCGCAGAAGCTTCGTCCAACCTGTCACGGTTCGATGGAGTAAAATACGGACACAGAACATCTCTTAAAAACCTGGAACTGGCCGACTTTTATAAGAAAAGCAGGTCTGAAGGTTTTGGAAAAGAAGTAAAACGACGTATATTACTGGGGACTTTTGTACTTAGTGCAGGGTATTACGATGCATACTTCACTAAGGCACAACAGGTTAGAAGACTGGTGGTAGATAAATTGTCAGAAATACTATCTCAGTATGATGCCATTATTATGCCAACAGTGCCTTCTACGGCATTTAAAATAGGTGAAAAAGCGGACGATCCAATAGCCATGTACCTGGCAGATATTTACACGGTACTGGCAAATCTGGCTGGGGTACCGGCAATTTCCGTACCTTTGCAGCGGCATTCAAACGGAATGCCATATGGTGTACAGATCATCACAAAGCAATTTAGCGAAGCAAACCTGTTGAGCATTGCGGAACACGTAATGCAAATACGGAGGGTTACTCCTGTTTAA
- a CDS encoding lytic transglycosylase domain-containing protein produces the protein MRKIFLLLLLPTLGAGTFEAIGGNGVPKEMVTPYGGPDTTVLNHKIRLPKDTAIVPSETSQTVRKNAQSLPSSISSPKVYEQINNNIVAGYINNFASRYSQHLQVMVSKGQPYFVMVEKIFREHGIPEEMKYLAVIESSFNTNARSRVGAVGAWQFMSGTARIFGLSVGKKVDERKDFYKSTVAAAKFLNELYNQFGDWLLVVAAYNCGPGGVQRAMNASGRTDFWGMQYFLPAESRNHVYKFIATGYILDRFNNFFGVGDDMTSTVVNSAAVPGTASASTELTEEEMFNTVEFNISGKYRLDAIAKKLNMELTELEHLNPDFARMMASPENSYDLRIPKDKMKEFQTEKEEILKESLQMMLDDRATTLDKSRFPAPAKIAAPAEAKARKTVTASKTKATRSAKTTAKGKTSKAATAKKKTVAKKTTAKKPVTKKTTLKKTTLR, from the coding sequence ATGAGGAAAATCTTTTTACTACTGCTGTTGCCAACTTTGGGTGCAGGGACTTTTGAGGCGATTGGTGGCAATGGTGTACCTAAAGAGATGGTTACTCCCTATGGAGGACCGGATACTACGGTACTGAACCACAAAATACGTTTACCTAAAGACACAGCTATTGTGCCTTCGGAAACGTCACAGACTGTGCGCAAGAATGCTCAGAGTCTCCCGTCCAGCATCAGCAGCCCCAAGGTTTATGAACAGATCAACAACAACATTGTAGCTGGATACATCAATAACTTTGCCAGCAGATACAGTCAGCATCTGCAGGTAATGGTATCCAAAGGCCAGCCTTACTTTGTAATGGTGGAGAAGATCTTCAGGGAACATGGTATTCCCGAAGAGATGAAATATCTCGCCGTAATTGAATCCAGCTTTAATACTAATGCACGTTCCCGTGTAGGAGCCGTAGGAGCCTGGCAGTTTATGTCCGGTACCGCGCGCATCTTCGGCCTCAGTGTGGGTAAAAAAGTGGACGAAAGAAAAGACTTCTATAAGTCTACTGTGGCAGCTGCCAAGTTCCTGAATGAACTGTACAACCAGTTCGGCGATTGGTTACTGGTAGTAGCTGCTTACAACTGCGGACCCGGCGGCGTACAGCGTGCTATGAACGCCAGCGGACGCACCGATTTCTGGGGTATGCAATACTTCCTGCCCGCAGAGTCCCGTAATCATGTTTACAAATTCATTGCTACAGGGTATATCCTCGATAGGTTCAATAACTTCTTCGGTGTGGGCGACGATATGACCAGCACAGTAGTCAACAGTGCTGCAGTTCCGGGTACCGCTTCCGCTTCTACTGAACTGACAGAAGAAGAAATGTTCAACACAGTTGAATTCAATATTTCCGGCAAATACCGCCTGGATGCTATTGCAAAGAAGCTGAACATGGAACTGACAGAACTGGAACACCTGAACCCCGATTTTGCCAGAATGATGGCAAGCCCGGAAAACAGCTATGATCTGAGAATTCCTAAAGACAAAATGAAGGAATTCCAGACCGAAAAAGAGGAGATCCTGAAAGAGTCCCTGCAGATGATGCTGGACGATAGGGCTACCACTTTAGACAAGTCCCGCTTCCCGGCGCCAGCTAAAATAGCTGCTCCAGCTGAAGCTAAGGCCAGAAAGACAGTAACTGCTTCCAAAACTAAAGCTACCAGATCTGCGAAAACAACCGCAAAAGGTAAAACAAGTAAAGCAGCTACCGCTAAAAAGAAAACAGTGGCGAAGAAAACAACTGCTAAAAAGCCGGTAACTAAAAAAACGACTTTGAAAAAGACAACACTTCGTTAA
- a CDS encoding autorepressor SdpR family transcription factor yields the protein MNTVFKALNDKTRRDILELLKEGDKTAGEIADHFNFSKPTISHHLDLLRQAELILSEKKGQFISYSLNTTVVDELLKWVLQFSSNANKSTENKNLGYEGQ from the coding sequence ATGAATACTGTATTTAAAGCCCTAAACGATAAAACCAGGCGGGATATACTGGAACTTTTGAAAGAAGGGGACAAGACCGCTGGCGAGATTGCCGATCACTTCAATTTTTCCAAGCCTACTATTTCACATCATCTGGACCTGCTGAGACAGGCGGAGCTGATCCTGAGCGAAAAAAAAGGGCAGTTTATCTCCTATTCTCTGAACACTACCGTAGTGGACGAGTTGCTGAAATGGGTTTTGCAATTTTCTTCAAATGCCAATAAAAGCACTGAAAATAAAAACCTTGGTTATGAAGGTCAATAA
- a CDS encoding SdpI family protein produces MKVNNIGKELPFILLFLMPWTVYLLFREQLPGLVASHYTVVNGKWVADRYSSPLGLLTGLSVGAIVVYLSMSLPAVLKGARPEMSAGMKQWLYYFKLVIVAFMLLLPAYSLLAASHQLPDLSDANIANASMILLVIILNVFLFLLFSRANRDMPKPVSEKYYKIIWAGTHIVTSAGPLMVILSSQGIQAQRLIPELTMLFIAICGNLLYNARPNRYMGIRTPWTLRNEEVWRRTHHVGGIWSFVAGIAGFIVCIFAPERMLSVITPAIAISIGVFCIGYSYWQYRKIVTH; encoded by the coding sequence ATGAAGGTCAATAACATCGGGAAGGAACTTCCTTTTATTTTGTTGTTTTTAATGCCCTGGACGGTATATCTGTTATTCCGGGAGCAATTGCCCGGGCTGGTAGCCTCACATTATACCGTGGTAAACGGGAAGTGGGTGGCGGATAGATATTCTTCACCTTTGGGATTACTGACGGGATTATCTGTGGGTGCCATTGTAGTATATCTTTCTATGTCCCTGCCGGCGGTTCTGAAGGGCGCCCGTCCGGAAATGAGCGCGGGTATGAAACAATGGCTGTATTATTTCAAGTTGGTAATAGTCGCCTTCATGCTTTTGCTGCCAGCATATTCTTTACTTGCTGCCAGCCATCAGTTACCAGACCTTTCCGACGCCAATATCGCCAATGCGTCTATGATCCTGCTGGTGATCATTCTCAATGTATTTCTGTTTTTACTCTTTTCACGCGCAAACAGGGACATGCCCAAACCTGTTTCTGAAAAATACTATAAGATCATCTGGGCAGGTACACATATCGTGACCAGCGCAGGGCCACTAATGGTAATTCTCTCCTCCCAGGGCATTCAAGCGCAAAGACTTATACCCGAACTGACCATGCTCTTTATTGCCATCTGCGGAAATCTGCTTTACAATGCCCGTCCGAACCGGTATATGGGCATCAGAACTCCCTGGACACTGCGTAATGAAGAAGTATGGAGAAGAACCCATCATGTAGGTGGGATATGGAGCTTTGTTGCCGGCATCGCTGGCTTTATCGTCTGCATTTTTGCCCCCGAGAGAATGCTTTCTGTGATAACACCGGCCATAGCAATTTCGATCGGCGTTTTCTGCATTGGTTATTCCTATTGGCAATATCGTAAGATCGTTACACATTGA
- a CDS encoding cation:proton antiporter translates to MNKRLLLYPLIIGFFGCLIWFIIRQGSHLTTDGTTHANIATTATPATTPATVSSAESVWISLVHNVQHPLALLLLQIILILLTARLFGWLANKIGQPAVVGEIVAGICLGPSLLGMFWSSGSAFIFPADSFKNLQFLSQIGLAFFMFVVGMELDTHKMKNKAHDAVMISHASIVFPFFLGVLLAYYIYPQFSPANVNFLSFALFMGIAMSITAFPVLARIVQERKLSGTPLGLLAITCAAADDVTAWCILAVVITIVKAGTLWSAVVTMVMALLFLGAMLYVLKPWLNKKIIKLQAANKQKSVVALAFITLLFSAWAAEVIGIHALFGAFLAGVIMPAEVSVQKLLTDKLEDVSVLLLLPIFFVFTGLRTQIGLLGQGHLWAVFGLIMLVAVGGKLGGSMLTAKLMGQSWSDSLGIGALMNTRGLMELVVLNIGYDLGILSPEIFAMLVLMALATTFMTGPLLDIVKKVEESRLHASQIG, encoded by the coding sequence ATGAATAAGAGACTGTTGCTTTATCCGCTGATTATCGGCTTTTTTGGGTGCCTGATCTGGTTTATCATAAGGCAGGGGAGCCATTTAACCACAGATGGTACTACACATGCCAATATTGCAACTACAGCAACGCCAGCTACCACGCCGGCGACTGTGAGTTCTGCTGAAAGCGTATGGATATCGCTTGTACATAATGTGCAACATCCACTGGCTCTGTTGTTATTGCAGATCATATTAATATTGCTGACAGCAAGACTTTTTGGATGGCTGGCAAACAAGATCGGCCAACCCGCAGTTGTAGGTGAAATTGTAGCCGGCATTTGCCTGGGACCTTCTTTACTGGGAATGTTCTGGTCTTCCGGAAGTGCATTTATTTTTCCCGCTGATAGCTTTAAGAACCTGCAATTCCTCAGTCAGATAGGCCTGGCCTTTTTCATGTTTGTAGTCGGTATGGAACTGGATACACATAAGATGAAGAACAAAGCCCATGATGCTGTAATGATCAGTCATGCCAGCATCGTTTTCCCTTTCTTCCTGGGTGTATTACTGGCCTACTATATTTACCCGCAGTTTTCACCTGCCAATGTGAACTTCCTCTCCTTTGCATTGTTTATGGGTATTGCGATGAGCATCACCGCCTTTCCTGTATTGGCGCGTATTGTACAGGAGAGAAAACTCAGCGGTACCCCGCTGGGCTTACTGGCTATTACCTGTGCAGCTGCCGACGATGTAACTGCATGGTGCATTCTTGCAGTGGTGATCACTATCGTAAAAGCCGGCACCTTATGGAGTGCTGTAGTTACTATGGTGATGGCGCTCCTGTTCCTTGGTGCTATGTTATACGTACTGAAACCATGGTTGAATAAAAAGATCATCAAACTACAGGCAGCTAATAAACAGAAGTCAGTTGTAGCACTGGCTTTTATAACACTGTTGTTCTCTGCATGGGCGGCAGAAGTGATCGGTATTCATGCCTTGTTCGGCGCTTTCCTGGCAGGTGTGATCATGCCTGCGGAAGTATCCGTACAAAAGCTGCTGACAGACAAACTGGAAGATGTAAGTGTTTTGCTGCTACTCCCGATCTTCTTTGTTTTTACCGGGCTGCGTACGCAGATCGGCCTCCTTGGACAAGGACACCTTTGGGCTGTATTTGGCCTGATCATGCTGGTGGCAGTAGGAGGAAAACTTGGCGGCAGTATGTTGACGGCAAAACTGATGGGACAGTCCTGGAGCGATTCCCTGGGCATAGGAGCGCTGATGAACACCCGCGGGTTGATGGAACTGGTGGTGCTGAATATCGGTTATGACCTGGGCATTTTGTCTCCTGAGATCTTTGCCATGCTTGTACTAATGGCCTTGGCCACCACATTCATGACGGGACCTTTGCTCGATATAGTAAAAAAAGTAGAGGAAAGCCGCTTACATGCCAGCCAGATAGGGTGA
- a CDS encoding phosphocholine-specific phospholipase C, with the protein MDTRRDFIKKAALLSGGTGLAGVLPASIQRALAIDPAAGSTYLDAEHVVLLMQENRSFDHALGTLRGVRGFNDPRAITLPDKNLVWLQSNAAGETYAPFRLDIKDSKVTWMSSLPHSWENQVDARNEGKYDRWLDVKQSGNKEYKDLPLTMGYFTREDIPFYYALADAFTVCDQNFCSSLTGTTPNRLYFWTGTIRERQSPDAAPNVRNSEVDYPAPASWTTFPERLEEHGISWKVYQNELSVGVGFNGEEDAWLANFTDNPLEFFSQYRPQFSVAHYKHLQQSITRLTAAVKTLEGKISEGGNTAALSKELEEKQALLTRVKEEEVKWRPEKFNLLSEKEKSIHRKAFTTNEKDPDYHQLTTLQYHDGNTERTMQVPKGDILYQFREDVKKGELPAVSWIVAPENFSDHPGAPWYGAWYLAEVMDILTQNPEVWKKTIFILAYDENDGDFDHVPPFVPPHGPGTGLVSAGIDTSVEYVTREQELRKKDMKEEDVRESPIGLGYRVPLIIASPWSRGGLACSEVFDHTSVLQFLEHYLSHKTGKSIVESNITEWRRTICGDLTSVFRPYNGEKMHLPVFGDKDTFIESIHKAQFKEVPSGFKKLTAAEIAAINKDTTAPHMARQEDGIRPACALPYEIYVDGRPGGDRKSFEIKFTAGTDLAGKKSAGVPFNVYAPGKYLSADKGTYEAVRTWAYAVKAGDSLTDKWPLEAFENGLYHLRVYGPNGFYREFKGDENDPLVDVVCGYERKGKAFTGNISLQLNNTDHTHVYTVEITDHAYKSGDHKKVLAAGVKSSMVLDLSKSYGWYDFSVRISGSRTFERRYAGHVENGKVTFSDPAMGRVKL; encoded by the coding sequence ATGGATACAAGGAGAGACTTTATCAAAAAAGCAGCTTTATTATCAGGCGGTACGGGACTAGCGGGCGTATTGCCGGCATCTATTCAACGGGCGCTGGCTATTGATCCTGCCGCAGGAAGCACCTATCTCGACGCAGAACATGTAGTACTGCTCATGCAGGAAAACAGATCATTCGATCATGCGTTGGGAACATTAAGAGGAGTAAGGGGTTTTAACGACCCGCGTGCCATTACACTGCCTGATAAAAATCTTGTTTGGTTACAGTCAAATGCTGCAGGAGAAACGTATGCACCTTTCCGGTTGGATATTAAAGATTCGAAGGTAACCTGGATGAGTTCTCTCCCGCATTCCTGGGAAAACCAGGTAGATGCCCGCAATGAAGGAAAGTACGACAGGTGGCTGGATGTAAAACAATCCGGCAATAAAGAATATAAAGATCTGCCCCTTACCATGGGGTATTTCACAAGAGAAGACATCCCTTTTTACTATGCGCTGGCAGATGCATTCACGGTATGTGATCAGAACTTCTGTTCTTCTCTGACAGGTACAACCCCCAACAGGCTGTACTTCTGGACAGGCACTATCCGCGAAAGGCAAAGTCCGGACGCTGCGCCTAACGTGCGTAATTCAGAAGTCGATTATCCTGCACCTGCCAGCTGGACTACTTTTCCTGAGCGGCTGGAAGAGCATGGCATCAGCTGGAAAGTATACCAGAATGAGCTCAGTGTAGGTGTCGGTTTTAATGGTGAAGAAGATGCCTGGCTGGCTAACTTTACTGATAATCCGCTGGAATTCTTCTCACAGTACAGACCCCAGTTCTCAGTAGCCCATTACAAACATTTACAACAAAGCATCACCCGGTTGACAGCTGCTGTCAAAACACTTGAGGGCAAGATCAGTGAAGGAGGTAACACTGCCGCGTTGAGTAAGGAACTGGAGGAGAAGCAGGCACTGCTGACCAGGGTGAAAGAAGAGGAAGTTAAATGGCGGCCTGAGAAATTTAATCTGCTTTCTGAAAAGGAAAAGAGCATCCATAGAAAGGCATTTACGACGAATGAAAAGGATCCGGATTATCATCAGCTGACGACCCTTCAGTATCATGATGGTAATACGGAACGCACCATGCAGGTACCTAAGGGAGACATCCTTTACCAGTTCAGGGAGGATGTGAAAAAAGGAGAATTGCCCGCCGTATCCTGGATCGTAGCGCCGGAAAATTTTTCCGACCACCCGGGAGCCCCCTGGTATGGCGCCTGGTACCTTGCCGAGGTAATGGATATCCTGACACAAAATCCGGAAGTATGGAAGAAAACGATCTTTATACTGGCCTATGATGAAAATGACGGCGACTTCGACCATGTGCCGCCATTTGTACCACCGCATGGGCCTGGCACAGGGCTTGTCTCTGCCGGTATCGATACCAGCGTGGAATATGTAACCCGTGAACAGGAACTGCGAAAGAAAGACATGAAGGAAGAAGATGTGAGAGAGAGCCCTATCGGGCTTGGGTACCGTGTACCATTGATCATTGCTTCGCCATGGAGCCGCGGAGGTCTGGCCTGTTCGGAGGTATTTGACCATACATCGGTACTGCAGTTCCTGGAGCATTACCTCAGCCATAAAACAGGCAAATCCATTGTTGAAAGTAATATCACCGAATGGCGCCGTACGATATGTGGAGATCTGACCTCCGTGTTCCGTCCTTATAACGGGGAGAAAATGCATCTGCCTGTGTTCGGCGATAAAGATACCTTCATTGAAAGCATCCATAAGGCGCAGTTCAAAGAGGTGCCCTCCGGCTTTAAGAAGCTGACAGCCGCAGAGATTGCCGCCATTAACAAGGATACTACAGCACCACATATGGCAAGACAGGAAGATGGTATCCGTCCGGCATGCGCATTGCCATATGAAATATATGTTGATGGAAGACCTGGCGGTGACAGGAAATCCTTTGAGATAAAATTCACTGCCGGTACTGACCTGGCGGGCAAAAAGTCTGCCGGAGTACCATTCAATGTATATGCACCGGGCAAATACCTATCGGCAGATAAAGGTACTTATGAAGCTGTGAGAACATGGGCCTATGCAGTAAAAGCAGGAGACAGTCTGACAGACAAATGGCCTTTGGAAGCATTTGAGAACGGCCTGTACCATCTGCGGGTATATGGTCCTAACGGTTTCTACAGGGAATTTAAAGGAGATGAGAATGATCCATTGGTAGACGTGGTATGTGGATATGAACGAAAGGGCAAAGCATTTACGGGTAATATTTCTCTGCAGTTGAACAATACTGATCATACACACGTATATACTGTAGAGATCACTGATCATGCATATAAAAGCGGTGATCATAAGAAGGTACTGGCGGCAGGTGTAAAATCCTCTATGGTGCTTGATCTCAGCAAAAGCTACGGTTGGTATGATTTCAGCGTACGTATTTCCGGTAGCAGGACATTTGAAAGAAGATATGCCGGACATGTGGAAAACGGGAAAGTCACATTCAGTGACCCTGCGATGGGAAGGGTTAAGTTATAA
- a CDS encoding 3-ketoacyl-ACP reductase: protein MESIKGKNALVTGAGKGIGKAVAKQLAAEGVNLALLARTEKDLQAVAEELKGTGVKVVYAVADVADRHAVEAAIEKMSTALGSIDILINNAGIGKFAKFLELEPEEWEQVIKVNLFGAYYVIRAVLPGMLSRQSGDIVNISSTAGQKGAPVTSAYSASKFGLIGMSDSLMQEVRKSNIRVTTLTPSTIATDMAIDLKLTDGNPEKVMQPEDFAELIVMQLKLNRRTFVKEAGLWSTNP, encoded by the coding sequence ATGGAATCAATAAAAGGTAAAAATGCACTGGTAACGGGTGCCGGAAAGGGAATAGGTAAAGCGGTGGCGAAACAACTGGCAGCGGAAGGCGTGAATCTCGCCTTGCTGGCACGCACGGAAAAAGATCTGCAGGCTGTTGCTGAAGAGTTAAAGGGAACAGGTGTAAAGGTGGTATATGCTGTTGCAGATGTGGCTGACAGACATGCTGTGGAAGCGGCGATAGAGAAAATGAGTACAGCGCTTGGCAGTATCGATATCCTGATCAACAATGCAGGCATCGGTAAGTTTGCAAAATTCCTGGAACTGGAGCCGGAAGAATGGGAGCAGGTAATAAAGGTGAACCTGTTTGGCGCCTACTATGTGATACGTGCAGTGCTGCCAGGAATGTTGTCCCGTCAGAGTGGAGATATCGTGAATATATCTTCTACCGCAGGACAGAAAGGGGCGCCGGTAACCAGCGCTTACAGCGCATCTAAATTCGGCCTTATAGGCATGTCTGATTCGCTGATGCAGGAAGTACGTAAATCTAATATAAGAGTAACGACATTAACGCCCAGTACCATTGCAACCGATATGGCGATAGATCTGAAACTGACAGACGGTAATCCTGAAAAGGTGATGCAGCCGGAAGATTTCGCTGAGCTGATCGTAATGCAGTTGAAACTGAACAGGCGAACATTTGTAAAGGAGGCCGGTTTATGGTCTACCAACCCCTGA
- a CDS encoding SufE family protein yields MSINETQDKLIEDVLLLEDEESRQHYIDSIAKSLPVIEDKYKHDHYRVQGWIADMWVRAVYIKEKVWFTAWSNDKDSNGLLAMFSRILSGNHPKDIADADIYFMNEISGIFQPFFSVQWPLILRKMKSQAVAYQIQLLQAM; encoded by the coding sequence ATGTCAATAAACGAAACACAGGATAAACTGATCGAGGATGTACTCCTTTTGGAAGATGAAGAAAGCCGCCAGCATTATATAGATAGTATTGCCAAGTCACTACCGGTGATAGAAGATAAATATAAGCACGATCATTATCGTGTACAGGGCTGGATTGCTGACATGTGGGTCCGTGCTGTCTATATTAAGGAAAAAGTGTGGTTTACCGCCTGGTCCAATGACAAGGATAGTAATGGCCTGCTGGCCATGTTCAGCCGGATATTGTCCGGCAATCATCCCAAGGATATTGCTGATGCCGATATTTATTTCATGAATGAAATATCAGGTATTTTCCAGCCATTCTTTTCTGTACAGTGGCCATTGATATTGCGTAAGATGAAGTCGCAGGCCGTTGCCTATCAGATACAGCTATTACAAGCCATGTAA
- a CDS encoding DUF4349 domain-containing protein: MMKSFKARIWGLVRLAALVFLILFIFRFIYGYVAPDGRQSGDYSNDFFESISNLRKNYASEKMQFQGTTTQHQPDMAVSPSQKYEKTASVKTKSSHFEQDSKQIAAQTEAFKAIVQYEQALGLKGSRELHLMIGVNPEAFDSFYLAVQKIGVIRATQITKVDKTNEYRQLNAQKASLLKTLESLNELKSKPGPITDLVSLHDKILETEGKLQDLGVELGNFDTENEFCTVKLSLYEGATEKKISLIHRVRISLEWTIHYFTYLVFAALGVLCGAFVLLVIIDRLKLISKIAKKLEE; encoded by the coding sequence ATGATGAAAAGTTTTAAAGCCCGTATCTGGGGACTGGTACGTTTGGCAGCCCTTGTTTTCCTTATACTGTTTATCTTCAGGTTCATTTACGGCTATGTAGCCCCCGATGGCCGCCAGTCAGGCGACTACAGCAATGATTTCTTTGAGAGCATCAGTAATCTCAGGAAAAACTATGCTTCCGAAAAGATGCAATTTCAAGGCACTACCACACAGCATCAACCTGACATGGCCGTTTCTCCCAGTCAGAAATATGAGAAAACAGCCTCTGTTAAAACAAAGTCCTCCCATTTTGAACAGGACAGCAAACAGATTGCTGCACAGACGGAAGCCTTTAAGGCCATTGTACAATATGAGCAGGCCCTGGGCCTGAAAGGCAGCAGGGAATTGCACCTGATGATCGGCGTGAATCCTGAGGCATTCGATTCCTTTTACCTGGCCGTTCAGAAAATTGGTGTCATCAGGGCAACCCAGATCACCAAAGTAGACAAGACCAACGAATACCGCCAGCTCAATGCGCAAAAAGCATCCCTGTTGAAAACACTGGAATCGCTCAATGAATTAAAATCAAAACCGGGACCTATTACAGATCTCGTGTCGCTGCACGACAAGATACTTGAGACAGAAGGTAAGCTGCAGGATCTGGGCGTAGAACTGGGCAATTTTGATACAGAGAATGAGTTCTGCACGGTAAAACTGTCATTGTATGAAGGCGCAACAGAAAAGAAGATCAGTCTTATACACAGAGTAAGAATATCACTGGAGTGGACAATACATTATTTCACTTATCTGGTGTTTGCTGCCCTGGGTGTATTGTGCGGAGCATTTGTACTGCTGGTGATTATTGACAGACTAAAATTGATTAGTAAGATCGCGAAAAAGCTGGAAGAGTGA